A stretch of the Dechloromonas sp. TW-R-39-2 genome encodes the following:
- a CDS encoding DUF1854 domain-containing protein, whose amino-acid sequence MSNCSFQLLRDAYGQLVFIAENGDRHEGITPVRAFPIAAPDEGLSLVNYEGHEVAWIENLADLPAPIGTLLEEELASREFVPEIKGITEVSSFACPSTWQVLTDRGSTELILKGEEDIRRLSASRLLIADTHGIQFLVRDMSQLDRHSRKLLDRFL is encoded by the coding sequence ATGTCGAATTGCTCCTTTCAGCTTTTGCGCGATGCCTACGGTCAACTGGTTTTCATTGCCGAAAACGGTGACCGCCATGAAGGCATCACTCCCGTGCGAGCCTTTCCGATCGCCGCCCCCGACGAAGGTTTGTCGCTGGTCAATTACGAAGGCCACGAAGTCGCGTGGATCGAAAACCTGGCCGACCTGCCCGCCCCGATCGGCACGCTGCTCGAAGAAGAGCTGGCCAGTCGCGAATTCGTCCCTGAAATCAAGGGCATCACCGAGGTCTCCAGCTTCGCCTGCCCAAGCACCTGGCAGGTCCTCACCGATCGCGGCAGCACCGAGTTGATCCTCAAGGGGGAAGAAGACATCCGCCGCTTGAGCGCCAGCCGCCTGCTGATTGCCGATACCCACGGCATCCAGTTTCTGGTGCGCGACATGAGCCAGCTTGACCGCCATAGCCGCAAACTGCTTGACCGCTTTCTCTAA
- a CDS encoding AsnC family transcriptional regulator, protein MDTVDRQLILATQGGLPLVARPYAQLAEQLGLSEADIMLRLQGLLDRGLIRRIGVVPNHYAIGWTANGMTVWNVPDDKVDELGGRVGALPFVTHCYRRPRALPAWPYNLFAMVHGSSREECSAKADDIRRLLGDDCLGNDVLYSTRILKKTGLRIGG, encoded by the coding sequence ATGGATACCGTTGACCGCCAACTGATCCTGGCGACGCAAGGCGGTTTGCCGCTTGTCGCTCGTCCCTACGCCCAGCTTGCCGAACAGCTTGGCCTCAGTGAGGCCGATATCATGTTGCGCCTGCAAGGCTTGCTCGATCGTGGCCTGATCCGGCGTATTGGCGTTGTGCCAAACCATTACGCCATCGGCTGGACTGCAAACGGCATGACCGTCTGGAATGTGCCGGATGACAAGGTCGATGAGTTGGGGGGGCGCGTCGGTGCCTTGCCATTTGTGACGCATTGCTACCGTCGACCGCGCGCTTTGCCAGCCTGGCCCTACAATTTGTTCGCCATGGTGCACGGGAGTTCGCGCGAGGAATGCTCTGCCAAGGCTGATGATATTCGTCGTTTGCTGGGTGACGATTGCCTGGGGAATGACGTTCTTTATTCGACCCGAATTCTCAAGAAAACAGGGCTGCGAATTGGGGGGTAA
- a CDS encoding cytochrome D1 domain-containing protein, giving the protein MKTMRLILGCLAVLLLNACAGPQLRGTGDLGLIIERATGHVTLINTSSREPYGRIAGLGDLSHASAVYSRDGRYAFIFGRDGGLTKIDLLEAKIVKRIIQSGNAIGGSISQDGRIVVAQNYSPGGIKAFDAATLELLSEVPAEYAPGQFSKVVGLADTAGNKFAYALFDAGEIWVSDFSNPRQPVTQRYPAGKQPYDGLVTPDGRYFMAGLFGEDGIALLDLWQPEKGARKVLENYGRGQEKLPVFKMPHLRGWSVAQGKAYLPAIGRHEVLVVDVASWKEVGRIPVRGQPVFVMARPDGRQIWVNFAFPDNGKIDVIDTLAAKVVHAFEPGKGILHMEFAPRGENVWLSARDDNKVLIHDTASFRRIGEVPAESPSGIFFTSRATRIGF; this is encoded by the coding sequence ATGAAAACCATGCGCCTGATTCTCGGCTGTCTTGCCGTGTTGTTGCTTAATGCCTGTGCCGGCCCTCAATTGCGCGGAACGGGCGATCTTGGTTTGATCATCGAACGGGCGACCGGTCATGTCACCCTGATCAATACCAGTTCCCGTGAGCCGTACGGGCGCATTGCCGGTTTGGGCGATCTGTCGCACGCTTCCGCCGTTTATTCGCGCGATGGTCGCTATGCCTTCATCTTTGGTCGTGATGGCGGTTTGACCAAGATCGATCTGCTGGAAGCGAAGATCGTCAAACGGATCATCCAGTCCGGTAACGCCATCGGCGGTTCGATCTCGCAGGATGGCCGGATTGTCGTAGCCCAGAATTATTCGCCAGGCGGCATCAAGGCGTTTGACGCCGCAACCCTCGAACTGCTTTCCGAAGTGCCCGCCGAATATGCGCCGGGGCAATTTTCGAAAGTCGTCGGGCTGGCTGATACGGCGGGCAACAAGTTTGCCTATGCGCTGTTTGATGCGGGTGAAATCTGGGTTTCCGATTTTTCCAATCCACGCCAGCCGGTAACGCAACGTTATCCTGCCGGCAAACAGCCTTACGATGGTCTGGTCACGCCGGACGGACGCTACTTCATGGCCGGCCTCTTCGGCGAGGACGGGATTGCCCTGCTGGATCTGTGGCAGCCGGAAAAGGGCGCCCGCAAGGTGCTGGAGAACTACGGTCGCGGTCAGGAAAAGCTGCCGGTGTTCAAGATGCCGCATCTGCGCGGCTGGTCCGTGGCTCAAGGCAAGGCCTATCTGCCGGCCATCGGGCGGCATGAAGTGCTGGTCGTCGATGTGGCCAGCTGGAAAGAGGTTGGGCGCATTCCGGTACGTGGCCAGCCGGTATTTGTCATGGCGCGTCCGGATGGTCGTCAGATCTGGGTCAATTTTGCCTTTCCCGATAATGGCAAGATTGACGTGATCGATACGCTTGCTGCCAAGGTGGTGCATGCTTTCGAGCCAGGGAAAGGCATTTTGCACATGGAATTTGCGCCGCGCGGCGAAAATGTCTGGTTGTCAGCCCGCGACGATAACAAAGTGCTGATTCACGACACGGCCAGTTTCCGCCGGATTGGTGAGGTGCCGGCCGAAAGCCCGTCAGGTATTTTCTTTACATCGCGTGCGACGCGTATTGGTTTTTGA
- a CDS encoding Lrp/AsnC family transcriptional regulator, protein MNETFEFRLLNEFQRDFPLCPAPFAELAARLGVAERVVLGGLEKLRREGKISRVGAVFAPKRIGASTLAAMAVPAEQLDAVAAAVNRFPEVNHNYEREHHYNLWFVVTAGSEGRLQATLGAIEQAAGYPLMPLPLVEEFHIDLGFSLNDSAPKKAAIARPVRPAALIDEAERRLVAVLQEGLPLFMRPFAMIAERIGASESDVLGRIGRWLDDGAIKRFGVVVRHHELGFRANAMVVHDIPDDQVSEIGRALAEEPAVTLCYRRPRHLPDWPYNLFCMIHGRERAEVENLIADLRQRHGLDACAHETLFSLTRFKQNGARYA, encoded by the coding sequence ATGAACGAGACCTTTGAATTTCGTTTGCTGAACGAGTTTCAGCGCGACTTTCCGCTCTGCCCGGCGCCTTTTGCCGAATTGGCGGCCCGACTCGGGGTGGCGGAACGAGTCGTCCTCGGTGGCCTTGAGAAATTGCGCCGCGAGGGCAAGATTTCTCGTGTTGGCGCAGTCTTCGCACCGAAGCGGATCGGTGCCTCGACGCTGGCCGCCATGGCGGTTCCGGCTGAGCAGCTTGATGCGGTGGCTGCCGCGGTCAACCGCTTTCCGGAGGTGAATCACAATTACGAGCGTGAGCATCATTACAACCTGTGGTTTGTCGTCACCGCCGGTAGCGAAGGTCGCTTGCAGGCAACATTGGGCGCCATTGAACAGGCAGCCGGCTATCCCCTGATGCCTTTGCCGCTGGTCGAGGAGTTTCATATCGACCTGGGTTTTTCACTGAACGATAGTGCCCCCAAAAAAGCGGCGATTGCTCGTCCGGTGCGTCCTGCCGCGTTGATCGATGAAGCCGAGCGACGTCTGGTGGCGGTATTGCAGGAGGGACTGCCGCTGTTCATGCGTCCTTTTGCGATGATTGCCGAGCGTATCGGCGCTTCCGAATCGGATGTTCTCGGCCGTATCGGACGTTGGCTCGATGATGGTGCAATCAAGCGTTTCGGTGTGGTCGTCCGCCACCACGAGCTGGGTTTTCGGGCCAATGCCATGGTGGTTCATGACATTCCCGATGATCAGGTCAGCGAAATCGGCCGGGCGCTCGCCGAAGAGCCGGCGGTCACCTTGTGTTATCGGCGGCCGCGCCACTTGCCGGACTGGCCATACAACCTGTTCTGCATGATTCATGGCCGCGAACGGGCCGAGGTTGAAAATCTGATTGCCGATCTGCGTCAACGCCATGGGCTTGATGCCTGTGCGCATGAAACGCTCTTTTCGTTAACGCGTTTCAAACAGAACGGGGCACGTTATGCGTGA
- a CDS encoding Lrp/AsnC family transcriptional regulator, with product MRELDAVDRRIIDTMQGDFPICERPYAVVAGQLGIDEDELIGRLDRLLADKVLTRFGPMFQIERMGGAFVLAALAVPEARYEAVTEQVNALPQVAHNYRREHALNMWFVLATESQAGIAEAIARIEADTGLPVFAFPKEREYFVEMKLEARL from the coding sequence ATGCGTGAGCTTGATGCGGTCGACCGCCGGATTATCGACACAATGCAGGGTGACTTTCCGATTTGCGAGCGACCTTATGCGGTCGTCGCCGGGCAGCTCGGTATCGATGAAGATGAACTGATTGGCCGTCTTGACAGGCTGCTTGCCGACAAGGTGCTGACCCGCTTCGGACCAATGTTCCAGATCGAGCGAATGGGCGGGGCATTCGTCCTGGCGGCGCTGGCTGTTCCCGAGGCGCGCTACGAGGCAGTCACCGAACAGGTCAATGCCCTGCCGCAGGTCGCCCACAATTATCGGCGGGAGCATGCCTTGAATATGTGGTTTGTGCTGGCGACGGAAAGCCAGGCGGGGATTGCCGAGGCGATTGCGCGTATCGAGGCGGATACCGGCTTGCCGGTTTTTGCTTTTCCGAAGGAGCGTGAATACTTTGTTGAAATGAAACTGGAGGCCAGGTTGTGA
- the cphA gene encoding cyanophycin synthetase yields the protein MSKKEIIIRDIISLRGPSIWTYPPALEAWIDIGEFEDYPSNKLPGFTERLKAWLPSLVEHRCNYGEHGGFLRRLDEGTWIGHVLEHVALELMTLGGLPDGFGRTRETTTRGVYKLVVSNWQDDITRTALDIGIALIMAAVEDKPFDMAEAITTMRRRVDRKYLGPSTAAIVNAGEARGIPAIRLLEDGNLVQLGYGASARRIWTAETDQTSAIAETISRDKDLTKELISSVGVPVPEGREVDSADDAWDAAEDIGVPVVVKPTDGNHGRGVFIDLTTKEEVAKAYAIAVEEGSGVLVERSIQGIEHRLLVVGGKLVAANRSDLITITGDGKSSVQSLIDSQINIDPRRGTTELHPLSIIRIDTAAKIELERQGLDADSVPAKGREVLIQRNANHAFDCTDDVHPETAQVVALAARVVGLDIAGIDLVCKDVSKPLGEQGGAIVEVNAGPSLLMHIKPGIGKPRPVGQAIVNNLFGESATGRIPLVGVTGTHGKNAVAKLVAHLIYLSGQHAGLACKDGIYLGRRQVQKTNAANWEGGRRLLLNRAVQAAVIENGAPVILGEGLAYDRCSVGIVTNIVPEDEDLSRWDVQPTGGEYYTTHRSIFRTQVDVVLPSGHAVLNAEDELVADFADLCDGEVVLFAVDPANPTFVAHLAAGKRGVTVVENRVVLRNGSDEIRLCRLIDAPYIGKAKAPKQVANLLAGVAGGWAMELSQEVLTTGIKTFGLEQLDPSALLLLRAKKSQPAKKPANGRK from the coding sequence ATGAGCAAAAAAGAAATCATCATTCGGGACATCATTTCCCTGCGTGGCCCAAGCATCTGGACCTACCCGCCCGCCCTCGAAGCCTGGATCGACATCGGCGAATTCGAAGACTATCCGAGCAACAAACTGCCCGGCTTCACCGAACGCCTGAAAGCCTGGTTACCCTCGCTGGTCGAGCACCGCTGCAACTACGGCGAACACGGCGGTTTCCTGCGCCGGCTCGATGAAGGCACCTGGATCGGCCACGTACTTGAACACGTTGCCCTTGAACTGATGACGCTCGGCGGCCTGCCCGACGGGTTCGGACGGACTCGCGAAACGACAACACGGGGCGTCTACAAGCTGGTCGTCAGCAACTGGCAGGACGACATCACCCGCACGGCGCTCGACATCGGGATTGCCCTGATCATGGCCGCTGTCGAAGACAAGCCTTTCGACATGGCCGAAGCGATCACGACCATGCGCCGCCGGGTCGACCGCAAATATCTCGGCCCATCGACGGCAGCCATCGTCAATGCCGGCGAAGCACGCGGCATTCCGGCAATTCGCCTGCTCGAAGACGGCAATCTCGTCCAACTCGGCTACGGCGCTTCGGCCCGCCGCATCTGGACGGCTGAAACCGACCAGACCAGCGCCATTGCTGAAACGATTTCCCGTGACAAGGACCTGACCAAGGAACTGATTTCCTCGGTCGGCGTACCGGTGCCGGAAGGCCGCGAAGTCGATAGCGCCGACGATGCCTGGGATGCCGCCGAAGACATCGGCGTACCGGTCGTCGTCAAACCGACCGACGGCAATCATGGCCGCGGCGTGTTCATCGACCTGACTACCAAGGAAGAAGTCGCCAAGGCCTACGCCATTGCCGTAGAAGAAGGCTCCGGCGTTCTGGTCGAACGCTCGATCCAGGGCATCGAACACCGCCTGCTGGTCGTGGGCGGCAAACTGGTTGCCGCCAACCGCAGCGACCTGATCACTATCACCGGCGACGGCAAATCCTCCGTCCAGTCCCTGATCGACAGCCAGATCAACATCGACCCACGGCGTGGTACGACCGAATTACATCCGCTCTCGATCATCCGCATCGACACCGCCGCCAAGATCGAACTCGAACGCCAGGGCCTGGATGCCGACAGCGTCCCGGCCAAGGGCCGCGAAGTGCTGATCCAGCGCAATGCCAACCACGCTTTCGACTGCACGGATGACGTTCATCCCGAAACAGCCCAGGTCGTTGCACTTGCTGCCCGCGTTGTCGGCCTCGACATTGCCGGTATCGATCTGGTCTGCAAGGACGTTTCCAAGCCACTCGGCGAACAAGGCGGCGCGATTGTCGAAGTCAATGCCGGCCCCAGCCTGCTGATGCACATCAAACCCGGCATCGGCAAGCCCCGTCCGGTCGGCCAAGCCATCGTCAACAACCTGTTCGGCGAAAGTGCCACCGGCCGGATTCCCCTGGTTGGCGTCACCGGTACCCACGGCAAGAATGCCGTCGCCAAGCTGGTTGCGCACCTGATCTACCTCTCCGGCCAACATGCCGGTCTGGCCTGCAAGGACGGCATTTACCTCGGCCGCCGCCAGGTCCAGAAAACCAATGCCGCCAACTGGGAAGGCGGTCGTCGTCTGCTGCTCAACCGCGCCGTTCAGGCTGCGGTGATCGAGAACGGCGCACCGGTCATTCTGGGCGAAGGGCTGGCCTATGACCGTTGCTCGGTCGGTATCGTCACCAATATCGTGCCGGAAGACGAAGATCTGTCGCGCTGGGATGTCCAACCGACCGGCGGCGAGTATTACACCACCCACCGCTCCATTTTCCGTACCCAGGTCGATGTCGTCCTGCCCAGCGGTCATGCCGTGCTCAACGCAGAAGACGAACTGGTCGCCGATTTTGCCGATCTATGCGACGGCGAAGTTGTCCTTTTCGCGGTCGACCCGGCCAATCCGACCTTTGTCGCACACCTTGCCGCCGGCAAGCGCGGCGTCACTGTGGTCGAAAATCGTGTTGTATTGCGCAACGGCAGCGATGAAATCCGACTCTGCCGCCTGATCGATGCGCCGTATATCGGCAAAGCCAAGGCCCCCAAGCAGGTTGCCAACCTGCTGGCCGGCGTCGCCGGTGGCTGGGCCATGGAGTTGAGTCAGGAAGTGCTGACAACAGGGATCAAGACTTTCGGGCTTGAACAACTCGATCCGTCTGCCCTGCTCCTGCTGCGCGCCAAAAAATCGCAACCTGCCAAAAAGCCGGCTAACGGCCGAAAATAA
- a CDS encoding bacteriohemerythrin, with protein sequence MNKALSEGARNFALGIHEIDEEHQVLFDCLDAIVYSQNTSFRDSQVFESLERLTDYSRTHFRVEECLMRMFDYPDLEAHRNEHSYFIDSLGLLRTKLLSEDTSPALATFLTEWLLKHIKEVDSKYVDFFRLQQGPTIASIA encoded by the coding sequence ATGAACAAAGCACTAAGTGAAGGGGCCAGAAATTTTGCGCTGGGCATTCATGAAATTGATGAAGAACACCAAGTGCTTTTTGATTGCCTGGATGCCATTGTTTATTCGCAGAACACCAGTTTCAGGGACTCTCAGGTATTCGAGTCGCTCGAACGTCTGACGGACTACTCAAGGACCCATTTCCGGGTTGAAGAGTGTTTGATGCGGATGTTCGATTACCCGGATCTTGAGGCACACCGCAACGAACACAGCTATTTCATCGACAGCCTTGGCCTGTTGCGCACCAAATTGCTTTCCGAAGATACCTCGCCGGCCTTGGCTACCTTTCTGACCGAATGGCTGCTTAAGCACATCAAGGAAGTCGACAGTAAATATGTCGATTTTTTCCGCCTGCAGCAAGGCCCGACCATTGCCTCGATAGCCTGA
- the cphA gene encoding cyanophycin synthetase: MDVSRIRALRGPNLWSRHTAIQAIVTCEGAECAIANLPNFEARLRERFPELGDLIPSDHLDTVSMAHALEFAALGLQAQAGCPVTFSRTAQTVDQGVYQVIVEYTEEDVGRLAFERAEQLCQSALDDTPFDLDATLKELRDLDEDIRLGPSTGAIVSAAIARGIPFRRLTQGSLVQFGWGSKQKRIQAAETSLTSAIGESIAQDKELTKKLLHASGVAVPHGRPVEDEDDAWVAAQEIGLPVVVKPQDGNQGKGISVNLTTEEQVRRAYRVAIEFRDDIMVEKFLSGHDWRLLVIGDKLIAAARRDPPLVIGDGTHTVRELVNIVNSDPRRSDGHATSLTKIRFDEIALARLEEQGYSAETIPPRGVRVVLRNNANLSTGGTATDVTDDVHPELAAAAVAAAQTVGLDICGIDVVCDTMHKPLEEQGGGIVECNAAPGLRMHLDPSFGKGRPVGEAIVGMMFPDGDNARIPVVAIAGTNGKTTTSRLIGRIFESNDLRVGMTSTDGIYVEGRRIDSGDCSGPRSARNVLMHPDVDAAVFETARGGVLREGLGFDMCDVAVITNIGIGDHLGLNFITTVDELAVVKRVIVENVAPSGTAVLNAADPVVAAMAHHCHGNIIFFARDRANPVLATHRAQGKRVVHVERDAIICSEGRKKHRIPLANVPLTRNGTIGFQIENAMAATATGWALGYSWESIERALASFVSDAATAPGRFNVFDYKGATLIADYGHNPDAIQALVGAINNMPAVRRSVVISGAGDRRDEDIRQQTEILGEAFDDVILYQDACQRGREDGEVIGLLREGLANASRTKQIEAITGEFIAIDTALGRLQPGDLCLILIDQVEEALAHIAQRISETS, translated from the coding sequence ATGGACGTTTCCCGCATTCGCGCCCTGCGCGGCCCCAATTTGTGGAGCCGGCATACCGCCATTCAAGCCATCGTCACCTGCGAAGGTGCCGAGTGCGCCATCGCCAACCTGCCCAATTTCGAAGCCCGCCTGCGCGAACGCTTTCCGGAACTCGGCGACCTGATTCCTTCGGACCATCTCGATACCGTATCGATGGCCCATGCGCTGGAATTCGCTGCGCTCGGCCTGCAAGCACAAGCCGGCTGTCCGGTCACTTTCAGCCGCACGGCACAAACGGTCGACCAGGGTGTCTATCAGGTCATTGTCGAATACACCGAGGAAGATGTCGGCCGCCTGGCTTTCGAGCGCGCCGAACAACTTTGCCAGTCCGCTCTCGATGACACACCTTTCGATCTGGATGCCACGCTGAAGGAACTGCGTGACCTCGATGAAGATATCCGCCTTGGCCCCTCGACCGGCGCCATCGTTTCGGCCGCCATCGCCCGCGGCATTCCCTTCCGTCGCCTGACGCAAGGCAGCCTGGTTCAATTCGGCTGGGGTAGCAAGCAAAAGCGCATCCAGGCGGCTGAAACCAGCCTGACCAGCGCGATCGGCGAATCGATTGCCCAGGACAAGGAACTGACCAAGAAACTGCTGCATGCCTCGGGTGTTGCCGTACCGCACGGTCGCCCGGTCGAAGATGAAGACGATGCCTGGGTTGCCGCCCAGGAGATCGGCCTGCCGGTCGTCGTCAAACCGCAGGACGGCAACCAGGGCAAGGGCATTTCGGTCAATCTGACGACCGAGGAGCAGGTCCGCCGCGCCTATCGCGTCGCCATCGAATTCCGCGACGACATCATGGTCGAGAAATTCCTCTCCGGCCACGACTGGCGCCTGCTGGTCATCGGCGACAAGCTGATCGCCGCCGCCCGGCGCGATCCACCGCTGGTCATCGGCGATGGCACGCATACCGTCCGCGAGCTGGTCAATATCGTCAACAGCGATCCGCGCCGCTCGGATGGCCACGCCACCTCGCTGACCAAGATCCGCTTTGACGAAATCGCCCTCGCCCGCCTTGAAGAGCAGGGTTACAGCGCCGAAACCATTCCGCCACGTGGCGTCCGCGTCGTATTGCGTAACAATGCCAACCTGTCGACCGGTGGCACCGCCACCGACGTGACCGATGACGTTCATCCCGAACTGGCTGCCGCTGCCGTCGCCGCCGCCCAGACCGTCGGCCTCGACATCTGCGGCATCGACGTCGTTTGCGACACGATGCACAAGCCGCTCGAAGAACAAGGTGGCGGCATCGTCGAATGCAACGCCGCCCCCGGCCTGCGCATGCACCTCGATCCATCCTTCGGCAAAGGTCGACCGGTCGGTGAGGCCATTGTCGGCATGATGTTCCCGGATGGCGACAATGCCCGCATCCCGGTAGTCGCGATTGCCGGCACCAACGGCAAGACGACGACCAGCCGCCTGATCGGCCGCATTTTCGAAAGCAATGACCTGCGTGTCGGGATGACCAGCACCGACGGCATTTATGTCGAAGGTCGCCGGATCGACAGCGGCGACTGTTCCGGCCCGCGCAGCGCCCGCAATGTACTGATGCACCCGGACGTCGACGCCGCTGTCTTCGAAACCGCCCGTGGCGGCGTGCTGCGCGAAGGTCTTGGTTTCGACATGTGCGACGTCGCCGTTATTACCAATATCGGCATCGGTGACCATCTCGGCCTGAATTTCATTACCACGGTCGACGAGCTCGCCGTCGTCAAACGCGTCATCGTCGAGAACGTCGCACCGAGCGGTACGGCGGTGCTCAATGCCGCCGATCCCGTCGTTGCAGCCATGGCTCATCACTGTCACGGCAACATCATTTTCTTTGCCCGCGACCGTGCCAACCCGGTCCTCGCCACACACCGCGCCCAGGGAAAACGCGTCGTTCATGTCGAGCGTGATGCGATCATCTGCAGCGAAGGTCGTAAAAAACATCGCATTCCGCTGGCCAATGTGCCGCTGACCCGCAATGGCACGATCGGCTTCCAGATCGAAAACGCGATGGCCGCCACAGCCACCGGCTGGGCCCTCGGTTACAGTTGGGAAAGCATCGAGCGGGCACTCGCCAGCTTTGTCAGTGATGCCGCCACTGCCCCTGGTCGCTTCAACGTATTCGACTACAAGGGAGCCACGCTGATTGCCGACTATGGTCACAACCCGGACGCCATTCAGGCACTGGTTGGGGCCATCAACAACATGCCGGCCGTACGCCGCTCGGTGGTCATCAGCGGCGCAGGCGACCGACGGGACGAAGATATTCGCCAGCAAACCGAAATCCTCGGCGAAGCTTTCGACGACGTGATTCTTTACCAGGATGCCTGCCAGCGCGGCCGTGAAGATGGCGAAGTGATCGGCCTGTTGCGCGAAGGCCTGGCCAATGCCAGCCGGACCAAGCAGATCGAAGCCATCACCGGCGAATTCATTGCCATTGATACTGCTCTCGGTCGTTTGCAACCGGGTGATCTTTGCCTGATCCTGATCGATCAGGTCGAAGAGGCCCTGGCACACATTGCACAACGCATTTCAGAAACAAGCTGA